From a region of the Paenibacillus lutimineralis genome:
- a CDS encoding UDP-N-acetylglucosamine 1-carboxyvinyltransferase, whose translation MEKLMISGGRPLRGTVSISGAKNSAIALIPAALLAESEVVLDNLPHLSDVAVYSEILEELGARVSWEGNYMKIDPSNVVSIPMPNGPVKKLRASYYLMGALLGRFNEATIGLPGGCNFEPRPIDQHIKGFEALGATVTNEHGSIHLYAKELRGAKIYLDVSSVGATINIMLAATRAKGSTIIENAAKEPEIIDVATLLNSMGASIKGAGTETIRIEGVSKLRGCRHSIIPDRIQAGTYMIAAAATRGDVVIDGVIPKHLEALTAKLLEMGVTVEELDESIRVIGSDKYEHVDVKAFVYPGFPTDLQSPMTSLLTQAEGVSVLSDFVYSNRFKHVPELVRMGAKIRVEGRSAVIEGGLLNAAKVKASDLRAGAALVIAGLTVKEGITEVSGVEYIDRGYDNLVTNLRSLGADVWRQVE comes from the coding sequence ATGGAGAAATTAATGATTAGCGGCGGACGCCCGTTACGCGGCACGGTTTCGATCAGCGGTGCCAAGAACAGTGCGATTGCTCTGATTCCGGCTGCGTTGTTGGCGGAGTCCGAAGTCGTGTTGGACAACTTGCCGCATTTGAGTGATGTTGCGGTCTATTCAGAAATTTTGGAGGAGCTAGGTGCCCGCGTATCGTGGGAAGGCAACTATATGAAGATTGACCCTTCCAATGTAGTATCCATCCCTATGCCTAACGGACCTGTGAAGAAGCTGCGTGCTTCCTATTATTTAATGGGTGCTCTGCTAGGCCGGTTTAATGAGGCAACAATCGGTTTGCCAGGGGGCTGTAATTTCGAGCCTCGTCCAATTGACCAGCATATCAAAGGGTTTGAAGCGCTCGGCGCTACTGTAACGAATGAACACGGTTCCATACATTTATATGCCAAAGAACTGCGGGGAGCCAAGATTTACTTGGACGTTAGCAGCGTAGGCGCAACTATTAATATTATGCTGGCGGCCACTCGGGCCAAAGGCTCCACAATTATCGAAAATGCGGCCAAAGAGCCTGAAATTATAGATGTAGCTACATTATTGAATTCCATGGGTGCGAGTATTAAAGGGGCCGGCACGGAGACGATCCGGATTGAAGGCGTGTCCAAGCTAAGAGGTTGCCGGCATTCTATCATTCCTGACCGTATTCAAGCGGGTACCTATATGATAGCCGCGGCAGCAACTCGTGGCGATGTAGTGATAGATGGCGTTATTCCTAAGCACCTTGAGGCACTTACTGCTAAATTGCTAGAAATGGGTGTGACTGTAGAGGAATTGGACGAATCCATTCGCGTCATCGGTTCCGATAAATATGAGCATGTTGACGTCAAAGCGTTCGTATACCCTGGATTCCCAACGGATTTGCAGTCGCCTATGACTAGTCTGCTTACACAAGCTGAAGGGGTTAGTGTATTGAGTGATTTCGTGTATAGCAACCGTTTCAAGCATGTTCCGGAGCTAGTACGAATGGGAGCTAAGATCCGTGTAGAGGGCCGTTCGGCTGTAATCGAAGGCGGATTGCTCAATGCAGCTAAGGTGAAGGCATCCGATTTGCGCGCTGGCGCTGCCCTAGTTATTGCCGGATTAACGGTGAAAGAAGGAATTACCGAGGTATCTGGAGTAGAATATATTGATCGCGGATACGATAATTTGGTTACGAATCTTAGGTCCTTGGGTGCTGATGTATGGCGGCAGGTGGAATAA
- the rho gene encoding transcription termination factor Rho, with product MDLQIADLEGMKLTELYKLAKQYQIPYYGQLKKKELIFAILRAQAEQSGLMFMEGVLEILPEGYGFLRPINYLPSTEDIYISASQIRKFDLRTGDLVSGKCRAPKENERYFGLLQVNAVNGESPNIAAERLHFPALTPLYPQEKVVLETSPTHLSTRIMDLLAPVGLGQRGLIVAPPKAGKTLLLKEIAHSISTNYPDVELFVLLIDERPEEVTDMQRSVKGEVIASTFDELPENHIKVAELVLQRALRLVEHKKDVVILLDSITRLARAYNLVVPPSGRTLSGGIDPAAFHRPKRFFGSARNVEEGGSLTILATALVDTGSRMDDIIYEEFKGTGNMELHLDRKLAERRIFPAIDIRRSGTRREEVLLNKEELDTIWAIRKNMNDSYDFVEGFLKKLRDSKTNQEFLASFDASASGNNTSSGGTSARRSVRSGTQASGSGSNSGS from the coding sequence ATGGATCTTCAAATTGCCGACTTGGAAGGGATGAAGCTGACGGAGCTGTACAAGCTGGCCAAACAGTATCAGATTCCATATTACGGCCAATTAAAAAAGAAAGAACTGATTTTTGCGATTTTAAGAGCTCAGGCAGAGCAGAGCGGACTTATGTTTATGGAAGGCGTTCTTGAGATCTTGCCGGAGGGTTATGGCTTCCTCAGGCCAATTAACTATTTACCTAGCACGGAGGATATTTACATCTCCGCCTCGCAGATTCGCAAGTTTGACCTTAGAACCGGCGATCTAGTCTCAGGTAAATGCAGAGCGCCGAAGGAGAATGAACGCTACTTTGGACTTCTGCAGGTAAATGCCGTTAATGGAGAGAGCCCTAACATTGCTGCAGAACGTTTGCATTTCCCGGCACTTACTCCACTTTACCCACAAGAAAAAGTTGTACTTGAAACATCCCCAACACATTTATCCACGCGAATTATGGATTTGCTAGCTCCCGTTGGACTTGGACAGCGCGGCCTGATCGTTGCGCCACCTAAAGCGGGGAAGACGCTACTGCTTAAAGAAATTGCCCACAGCATATCCACTAATTATCCAGATGTTGAGCTATTCGTATTGTTGATTGATGAACGTCCGGAAGAAGTAACGGACATGCAACGTTCCGTGAAGGGTGAAGTCATCGCTTCAACCTTTGACGAGCTGCCTGAGAATCATATCAAAGTAGCTGAACTTGTATTGCAGCGTGCATTGCGTTTGGTGGAACATAAGAAGGATGTTGTTATTTTATTGGATAGTATCACCCGTCTGGCGCGAGCATATAACCTGGTTGTACCGCCATCAGGTAGGACCTTAAGCGGTGGTATTGACCCGGCAGCTTTCCATCGCCCTAAGCGATTCTTCGGCTCAGCCCGGAACGTGGAAGAAGGCGGAAGCTTAACTATTCTGGCTACTGCGCTGGTGGACACCGGTTCTCGTATGGATGATATTATTTATGAAGAATTCAAAGGTACTGGTAATATGGAGCTGCATCTTGATCGCAAATTGGCGGAGAGAAGAATTTTTCCGGCGATCGATATCCGTCGTTCGGGTACACGGCGTGAAGAAGTGCTGCTGAATAAGGAAGAACTGGATACCATTTGGGCGATCCGTAAAAATATGAATGATTCCTATGATTTTGTCGAAGGTTTCTTGAAGAAACTGCGCGACTCTAAGACGAATCAAGAGTTTCTTGCTTCATTTGATGCATCGGCATCGGGAAATAACACCTCGTCTGGCGGAACCAGTGCACGCCGTTCTGTACGCAGCGGGACGCAAGCTTCGGGTTCAGGGTCCAATTCCGGGTCTTAA
- a CDS encoding radical SAM protein, translated as MYLVYADAQGQVYDHPSLYGLARSADMIVEIMEDELIPLPEGATLVGLPCTRPIGMDPDSGEMLPLQGDVQAVGALLPQGYTRLCLPGYVKTDKEYKLPLFGYSAVVWKDGQFYVTARRSDDPEKWNPLNCDPLELKHNVKALKAKYPDNRLYEHLSNCALGYECLTASNTFLNRWEGAVPVSYSCNAGCFGCISEQPDDSGFVSPQTRMNFRPRVDELVEIMLEHLKTPESIISFGQGCEGEPSTQAKLIIEAIREVRRQTNMGYININTNAGLSDHIRGIVDAGLDLMRVSTISALDDHYNAYYKPRGYTLANVEKSLKYAASQGVYTSINYLIFPGVTDREEEIEAMVELARRTDLKLIQLRNLNIDPESYLELIPKAQGDILGMKQAIEIFQAELPDVVIGSYTHVPPAELARAKVRW; from the coding sequence ATGTATTTAGTATATGCTGATGCGCAAGGACAGGTTTACGATCACCCGTCATTGTATGGCTTGGCCCGCAGTGCTGATATGATCGTAGAGATCATGGAGGATGAATTAATTCCACTGCCGGAGGGGGCTACACTAGTAGGTCTTCCCTGTACACGTCCGATTGGAATGGATCCAGATTCGGGTGAGATGCTTCCGCTCCAAGGTGATGTTCAAGCCGTGGGAGCGCTCCTTCCACAAGGATATACAAGGCTATGTCTCCCTGGTTACGTGAAGACAGATAAAGAATACAAGCTGCCGCTATTTGGCTATTCGGCTGTAGTGTGGAAGGATGGGCAGTTCTATGTAACGGCTCGGCGATCAGATGATCCTGAGAAATGGAATCCACTGAATTGCGATCCGCTAGAGTTAAAACATAATGTGAAGGCTCTAAAAGCGAAATATCCGGATAATCGTCTTTATGAGCATCTCTCGAATTGCGCTTTAGGATATGAGTGCTTGACTGCTTCCAACACTTTTCTGAATCGTTGGGAGGGGGCAGTCCCTGTCTCCTATTCTTGCAATGCTGGTTGCTTTGGCTGCATCTCGGAGCAGCCAGATGATAGCGGATTTGTCTCCCCGCAGACGCGAATGAATTTCCGTCCGCGTGTTGATGAATTGGTTGAAATTATGCTAGAGCATCTGAAAACTCCAGAATCGATTATTAGCTTTGGCCAGGGCTGCGAAGGAGAACCGTCCACGCAGGCTAAGCTGATTATTGAGGCAATCCGTGAAGTACGGCGTCAGACCAATATGGGCTATATTAACATTAATACGAATGCGGGGTTATCCGACCATATCCGTGGTATTGTTGATGCTGGGTTGGACCTGATGCGAGTCAGTACGATTAGCGCTCTGGATGATCATTACAATGCATACTATAAGCCGCGGGGCTACACACTAGCCAATGTAGAGAAATCACTGAAATATGCAGCTAGCCAAGGTGTCTATACTTCCATCAACTATTTAATATTCCCTGGGGTAACTGATCGGGAGGAAGAGATCGAGGCGATGGTTGAACTTGCCCGCCGTACGGATTTGAAGCTGATTCAATTGCGGAATCTGAACATTGATCCAGAGAGCTATCTAGAGCTTATCCCTAAGGCACAAGGCGATATTCTCGGTATGAAGCAGGCCATTGAAATATTCCAAGCGGAGCTGCCTGATGTTGTCATCGGATCTTATACGCATGTGCCCCCAGCTGAACTGGCAAGGGCGAAGGTAAGATGGTAA
- the rpmE gene encoding 50S ribosomal protein L31: protein MNEAIQPKYHVTTVTCACGNTFETGSVKQDLRVEICSNCHPFFTGKQKFVDAGGRVDKFKKKYGM, encoded by the coding sequence ATGAACGAAGCAATTCAACCGAAATACCACGTGACTACGGTAACTTGCGCTTGCGGCAATACCTTTGAAACAGGTTCCGTAAAACAAGATCTACGCGTTGAAATTTGCTCCAACTGCCATCCATTCTTCACAGGTAAGCAAAAATTTGTGGATGCTGGTGGTCGTGTGGATAAATTCAAAAAGAAATACGGCATGTAA
- a CDS encoding stalk domain-containing protein, with amino-acid sequence MKKLGTLLLGVSLFAATLSGSYPARAEAASSVQILLDGYPLSFSGEPIVLKGTTMVPFRSISEALGIEVTWNQTQKTITAIKGTGDDSVQVVLTLNNPEAIVNDSSVKLAVAPISQNGTTLIPLSFFSQQFGAKVGWNQASRTVSITSPPKKMYTLGFYAISSFSDVNAVPDFNAISYGWSRIDEDGKFTTKGNVFQIPPAAGDITPEVLVSDAAKADTTPYLMVYSSDVKGELTKIIEDQAYREQAIADMVQAANDYKFQGIMLDFEGLGLTTDKELTRSSFNTFVKQLATATKAANLKLSLALHPLNSSYKGYDYKILGQFADELIIMAYNYEGGSSKKPEPVDKVNEAITLALKETDKSKLILGLNMDNEDENSVNTLIGLAKRYDLKGIAIWRLGIVNKNEWNSIYNTVEFKS; translated from the coding sequence ATGAAAAAACTTGGGACACTACTATTAGGAGTCTCCTTATTCGCTGCTACCCTGTCAGGTTCATATCCAGCAAGAGCAGAAGCGGCATCATCAGTACAAATTTTGCTTGACGGTTATCCATTGTCCTTCTCTGGAGAACCTATAGTACTCAAGGGAACAACTATGGTACCTTTCCGTTCGATCTCCGAAGCGTTAGGTATCGAAGTGACCTGGAATCAGACACAGAAGACCATTACAGCAATCAAAGGTACGGGAGATGATTCAGTTCAAGTTGTGCTTACACTGAATAACCCAGAGGCAATCGTGAATGACTCTTCCGTCAAACTGGCTGTTGCCCCTATATCACAGAACGGCACCACATTGATTCCGCTCAGCTTCTTTAGCCAACAATTTGGTGCCAAAGTAGGATGGAACCAAGCAAGCCGCACAGTATCAATCACTTCACCACCGAAGAAGATGTATACGCTCGGCTTCTATGCAATCTCTTCATTCTCCGATGTAAATGCGGTTCCTGACTTTAACGCTATATCTTATGGGTGGAGCAGGATCGATGAGGATGGGAAGTTTACTACTAAAGGGAACGTATTTCAAATCCCTCCGGCTGCCGGTGATATAACTCCTGAAGTTCTAGTTAGCGATGCAGCCAAGGCAGATACAACTCCTTATCTGATGGTCTACTCGAGTGATGTCAAGGGGGAATTAACAAAAATCATTGAGGATCAAGCCTACAGGGAACAAGCGATAGCAGACATGGTTCAAGCGGCTAATGATTACAAGTTTCAAGGAATCATGCTTGATTTCGAAGGTTTAGGACTAACAACGGACAAGGAATTAACCCGTTCCTCCTTCAACACCTTCGTCAAGCAACTTGCTACAGCGACAAAAGCGGCTAACTTGAAATTATCGCTGGCTCTGCATCCGCTTAATTCCTCCTATAAAGGATATGATTATAAAATACTCGGTCAATTCGCGGATGAACTCATCATCATGGCGTACAATTATGAAGGCGGCAGCTCCAAGAAGCCAGAGCCGGTTGATAAAGTGAACGAAGCGATTACGTTGGCTCTGAAAGAGACCGATAAATCCAAGCTGATCCTTGGGTTGAATATGGATAATGAGGATGAGAACTCCGTCAACACTTTGATTGGACTTGCCAAACGTTATGATCTGAAGGGCATCGCCATTTGGCGGCTCGGTATTGTTAATAAGAATGAGTGGAACTCCATTTATAACACAGTTGAATTTAAATCGTAA
- the fdrA gene encoding acyl-CoA synthetase FdrA, producing the protein MLHIIIKPNLYQDSVSLMLMSNKLSGIEGVNQVSVMMGTPANIDIMKNTGMYAPELDKAAPSDLCIAIDAENGEIVSTVLEEVEQFLKNQATASASNKVEKVRTWDRAVKAMPDANLAVISIPGKYAAEEAMSALENGLHVFMFSDNVAIEDEKRVKDFAKEKGLIVMGPDCGTAVISGVPIAFSNVVNKGNIGVVGASGTGIQEVITLIDKMGAGISHALGTGGRDLSEEIEATTMLDGIRALANNADTEVVVVISKPPAPKVREQVVALLANIGKPVVAIFMGEKPESYLPTIKFAHTLEEAAIMAVELAKGSKLEVAPEAALPADLGLASGQTKIRGLYTGGTLAYEAATIMKESLHAAKDNKHDEGYLLQYDGHEVIDLGDDMYTQGRPHPMIDGTTRFQFIEKVAKQSDVAVILFDLVLGYGSHEDMATPLSKVVKRAIAEAANEGRKLYFVGSICGTKNDPQGYDTQLKLMQEAGAIITDSNFSAVRTALHIIGHEVQVGSRELPVQEADLPNVTVAAPSEELKQLLDSKPRVINIGLSSFADNLETEGSRVVQFDWRPVAGGNEKLRKILSILNKM; encoded by the coding sequence TTGCTGCACATTATCATTAAGCCAAACTTATATCAAGATTCCGTAAGTCTGATGCTTATGTCCAATAAGCTGTCTGGTATTGAAGGTGTAAATCAGGTTTCTGTTATGATGGGAACCCCGGCTAACATTGACATTATGAAAAATACGGGGATGTACGCGCCTGAGCTCGACAAGGCCGCACCTAGTGATCTATGCATTGCCATCGATGCTGAAAATGGAGAGATTGTCAGCACCGTTCTTGAAGAAGTAGAGCAATTTTTGAAGAATCAAGCAACTGCATCTGCTAGTAATAAAGTAGAAAAAGTTAGAACATGGGATCGTGCCGTGAAGGCTATGCCGGATGCTAATCTGGCCGTAATTTCGATTCCGGGTAAATATGCTGCTGAAGAAGCGATGAGCGCGCTAGAAAACGGGCTCCATGTCTTCATGTTCAGCGACAATGTAGCGATTGAAGATGAGAAGCGTGTTAAAGATTTTGCGAAGGAAAAGGGCCTGATTGTAATGGGACCAGATTGTGGTACCGCTGTTATTAGCGGAGTACCTATCGCCTTCTCCAATGTTGTAAATAAAGGCAATATCGGTGTGGTTGGTGCTTCTGGTACAGGAATTCAAGAAGTAATTACGCTGATTGACAAGATGGGTGCGGGTATCAGCCATGCGCTTGGAACTGGTGGACGCGACCTGTCTGAGGAGATTGAAGCGACTACGATGTTGGATGGAATCCGTGCTCTTGCTAACAACGCAGATACAGAAGTAGTGGTTGTTATTTCTAAACCACCAGCACCGAAAGTACGCGAACAAGTAGTAGCATTGTTGGCGAATATCGGTAAGCCAGTTGTAGCTATCTTTATGGGCGAGAAGCCTGAATCGTATTTGCCGACCATTAAATTTGCTCATACGCTTGAAGAAGCAGCGATTATGGCGGTTGAATTGGCAAAAGGGTCCAAGCTGGAAGTAGCGCCTGAAGCTGCATTGCCTGCAGATCTTGGACTGGCATCAGGTCAGACGAAAATCCGTGGTCTGTATACGGGCGGTACGCTTGCTTATGAAGCAGCTACGATCATGAAGGAATCCCTTCATGCGGCCAAGGACAATAAACATGATGAAGGATATTTGCTGCAATATGATGGTCATGAAGTCATTGACCTTGGTGATGATATGTATACGCAAGGCCGTCCTCACCCCATGATCGATGGAACTACTCGCTTCCAATTCATTGAGAAGGTGGCTAAGCAATCCGATGTTGCGGTTATTCTGTTTGATCTTGTGTTGGGTTATGGCTCGCATGAAGATATGGCTACTCCTCTATCCAAAGTTGTGAAGAGAGCAATCGCAGAAGCGGCGAACGAAGGCCGTAAGTTGTATTTTGTAGGCTCTATTTGCGGAACGAAGAACGATCCTCAGGGATATGATACGCAATTGAAGCTGATGCAAGAAGCTGGCGCAATTATTACAGACAGCAACTTCAGTGCTGTACGTACTGCACTTCATATTATTGGTCATGAAGTTCAAGTGGGCTCAAGAGAGCTTCCGGTTCAAGAGGCAGATCTGCCTAACGTAACTGTTGCTGCACCATCCGAAGAGTTGAAGCAATTGCTCGATTCCAAGCCTCGTGTTATCAATATTGGTCTGAGCAGCTTCGCTGACAATCTGGAGACAGAAGGCAGCCGCGTTGTCCAGTTCGATTGGAGACCGGTAGCTGGCGGCAACGAGAAGTTGAGAAAGATATTGAGCATCCTCAATAAAATGTAA
- a CDS encoding DUF1116 domain-containing protein, with the protein MYSTIDEANQAVIEKIKNSQPFLLDVVPAKSVIPELNGKVLLHAGPPMKWDNMTDPMKGSCVGAVLFEGWAADETEARKMLEGGEVQFIPCHHVSAVGPMGGITSANMPVLVVENKEHGNRAYCTMNEGIGKVLRFGAYSEEVINRLNWMRDVLAPTLSKVLKLMDGGLNVNVIIGKAITMGDEFHQRNIAASLVFLKEVAPYLTIVDLDEKTKHDVMKFLADTDQFFLNIMMASAKAAMDASRTIEYGTIVTAMTRNGHEFGIRVAGLGDQWFTAPVNTPEGLFFTGYTQDDANPDMGDSAITETFGVGAMAMVAAPGVTRFVGAGGFDDALAISNEMSEICIAYNSNYAIPTWNFQGTCLGIDIRKVVETGITPIINTGIAHKQAGVGQVGAGTVRVPFGCFEKALIAYAEKMGIEV; encoded by the coding sequence ATGTATTCAACCATTGATGAGGCCAATCAAGCGGTCATTGAGAAAATTAAAAATTCACAACCATTCCTATTGGACGTTGTTCCAGCGAAATCGGTCATTCCTGAACTGAACGGGAAAGTTTTGCTTCATGCAGGCCCGCCAATGAAGTGGGATAATATGACAGATCCAATGAAAGGATCATGTGTCGGCGCTGTCTTGTTTGAAGGCTGGGCTGCTGATGAGACCGAGGCACGGAAAATGTTGGAGGGCGGAGAAGTCCAATTCATTCCTTGCCATCATGTATCTGCTGTAGGGCCGATGGGTGGAATCACGTCTGCCAATATGCCTGTATTGGTTGTTGAGAACAAAGAGCATGGCAACCGTGCTTACTGCACGATGAACGAGGGTATTGGTAAAGTGCTTCGTTTTGGCGCTTATAGCGAAGAAGTTATCAACCGTTTGAACTGGATGAGAGACGTACTCGCTCCAACGTTGTCCAAGGTTCTGAAATTGATGGATGGCGGATTGAACGTGAACGTTATTATTGGTAAGGCAATTACAATGGGCGACGAATTCCACCAACGTAATATTGCTGCATCGCTTGTATTCCTCAAAGAAGTCGCTCCTTACCTGACGATCGTTGATTTGGATGAGAAGACGAAGCATGATGTTATGAAGTTCCTTGCTGATACCGACCAGTTCTTCTTGAACATTATGATGGCTTCGGCAAAAGCGGCTATGGATGCTTCTCGTACAATCGAATACGGTACGATCGTGACCGCAATGACACGTAATGGTCATGAATTCGGTATCCGTGTGGCAGGACTTGGCGACCAATGGTTTACAGCTCCTGTTAATACACCGGAAGGTCTATTCTTTACTGGCTATACTCAAGATGATGCGAACCCAGATATGGGTGACTCCGCAATCACTGAGACATTTGGTGTCGGTGCTATGGCGATGGTAGCAGCTCCTGGGGTAACCCGTTTTGTTGGTGCAGGCGGATTTGATGATGCGCTGGCAATCAGCAATGAGATGAGCGAAATTTGTATTGCTTACAATTCCAACTATGCTATTCCTACATGGAACTTCCAAGGCACTTGTCTGGGAATCGACATCCGCAAAGTCGTAGAGACAGGAATTACACCGATCATTAATACCGGTATTGCGCATAAACAAGCAGGCGTAGGCCAGGTTGGCGCAGGTACGGTTCGTGTTCCGTTCGGTTGTTTCGAGAAGGCGTTGATCGCCTATGCGGAGAAAATGGGAATTGAAGTTTAA
- a CDS encoding DUF2877 domain-containing protein: MFFLSQTRSFGVVQSIFTNGLNIAFGKNLVFVGTEYGNGVPFGIHIESYLYDRLLAETFIGEEVVWNREKQQLSFTNCNVHIHISLMDSFDCSLKLRAQPDLRLSEWAPKMRDLATSMNKELGLGLTLNDALALLETREANSDLERRLLTLSQAIKEPGHEMNIDLIKYFIGRGQGLTPSGDDFLVGIMAIERILGKADSGVSWAISRIMGKLPSLTTQVSANYYYSACDGYFSTVILDLLAALLNEPDYDFEECATALLDVGSSSGMDTYFGLSFAIMSCGLL, from the coding sequence ATGTTTTTTCTGAGCCAGACGAGGAGCTTTGGAGTTGTTCAGAGCATATTTACCAATGGACTTAATATAGCCTTCGGTAAAAATCTTGTCTTTGTAGGAACGGAATATGGCAATGGAGTACCATTCGGCATCCACATCGAGTCGTATTTATATGATCGTCTGCTTGCTGAGACATTCATCGGCGAGGAGGTTGTGTGGAACCGCGAGAAGCAGCAGCTCTCATTTACGAACTGCAATGTTCACATTCACATCTCATTGATGGATTCCTTCGATTGTTCTTTGAAGCTGCGGGCACAACCGGACCTTCGGTTATCTGAATGGGCTCCGAAGATGCGTGATTTAGCCACAAGCATGAACAAAGAGCTGGGACTAGGTTTGACCTTAAATGATGCGTTGGCATTGCTTGAGACCCGGGAGGCAAATTCGGACCTGGAGCGCCGTTTATTAACTTTATCACAGGCCATCAAAGAACCGGGTCATGAGATGAATATCGACTTGATCAAATATTTTATCGGTCGGGGGCAAGGGTTGACGCCAAGCGGCGACGACTTCCTCGTTGGTATTATGGCGATCGAGCGAATACTCGGCAAGGCAGACTCCGGGGTATCCTGGGCGATAAGCAGAATTATGGGGAAGCTACCTAGCTTAACGACACAGGTTAGTGCCAACTATTATTACAGCGCATGCGACGGCTATTTCAGCACAGTAATTCTGGATTTACTTGCCGCGCTGCTGAATGAACCGGATTATGATTTCGAAGAATGTGCAACGGCTTTATTAGATGTAGGCAGTAGTTCTGGGATGGATACGTATTTCGGACTTTCATTTGCCATCATGTCATGTGGATTGTTATAG
- the arcC gene encoding carbamate kinase, with amino-acid sequence MSKMLIAIGGNAIIQEGQKGTIAEQKVNILTSCEPIVDMIAQGHQVVVTHGNGPQVGNSLVKAKMSADVIPMFPLDVYGAESQGNLGYLIQQTITNMLARRGLDKKAVSLVTQVQVDADDPAFNHPTKPIGPFYTKESLDKAFAEAGAFPYVEDSGRGYRHVVPSPIPSKIVEKEAIEALLSQDLTVITVGGGGIPVVEENGQLKGVEAVVDKDFASALLAAEIGADYLFILTGVAQVAVNFGKPDQKNLDRITLDEAIGYLNEGQFPKGSMGPKIEAAILFLKNGGKNVIITSIDKLQDALEGKSGTWLVPNADSMNHKLA; translated from the coding sequence ATGAGTAAAATGCTTATTGCAATTGGTGGAAACGCCATCATCCAAGAGGGTCAAAAAGGCACTATTGCCGAGCAGAAAGTGAATATATTAACAAGTTGTGAACCCATTGTTGATATGATCGCACAAGGACATCAAGTTGTTGTCACACATGGCAATGGACCGCAAGTAGGTAATTCATTAGTTAAGGCGAAAATGTCCGCCGATGTTATTCCAATGTTTCCTCTCGACGTATATGGGGCTGAATCGCAAGGGAATTTAGGTTATTTAATTCAGCAAACGATTACAAATATGCTGGCTAGACGCGGATTGGACAAGAAGGCTGTATCGTTGGTAACGCAAGTGCAAGTTGATGCGGACGATCCAGCATTCAATCATCCAACCAAGCCAATCGGTCCTTTCTATACGAAGGAAAGTTTGGATAAGGCTTTTGCTGAGGCAGGAGCTTTCCCTTATGTTGAGGACAGCGGCCGGGGTTACAGACATGTTGTTCCATCACCGATTCCTTCCAAGATTGTTGAGAAGGAAGCCATTGAAGCACTGCTATCCCAAGACTTGACGGTTATTACTGTGGGCGGGGGCGGAATCCCTGTCGTAGAGGAGAACGGACAGCTTAAAGGTGTGGAAGCGGTTGTGGATAAGGACTTTGCCAGCGCTTTGCTTGCTGCAGAGATCGGAGCTGATTATTTGTTCATTCTGACTGGTGTTGCTCAAGTTGCAGTTAACTTCGGTAAGCCGGACCAGAAGAACCTAGATCGTATTACGCTGGATGAGGCTATTGGCTACCTAAATGAGGGTCAGTTCCCGAAAGGTAGCATGGGTCCTAAGATCGAAGCGGCGATTCTATTCTTGAAGAATGGCGGCAAGAATGTCATCATTACTTCAATTGATAAATTGCAAGATGCACTGGAAGGCAAATCAGGTACTTGGTTAGTTCCAAATGCAGATTCAATGAATCACAAACTCGCATAG